A genomic region of Sylvia atricapilla isolate bSylAtr1 chromosome 19, bSylAtr1.pri, whole genome shotgun sequence contains the following coding sequences:
- the MYMK gene encoding protein myomaker, translating into MGSLVAKLLLPTLSSLVFLPTISIAAKRRFHMEAMVYFFTMFFVAFYHVCDGPGLSVLCFMRYDILEYFSIYGTALSIWVSLMALAEFDEPKRSTFIMFGVLTIAVRIYHDRWGYGVYSGPIGTAVLVITVKWLQKMKEKKGLYPDKSVYTQQIGPGFCFGALALMLRFFFEEWDYTYVHSFYHCALAMAFVLLLPKENKKAGSAGTPAKLDCSTLCCCV; encoded by the exons ATGGGTTCTCTGGTGGCCAAGCTCCTTCTGCCCACCCTCAGCTCCTTGGTCTTCCTCCCCACCATCAGCATCGCGGCCAAGCGGCGTTTCCACATGGAAGCCATGGTTTACTTCTTCACCATGTTCTTTGTGGCG TTTTACCACGTTTGTGACGGCCCCGGGTTATCAGTGCTGTGCTTTATGCGCTACGACATCCTGGAGTACTTCAGCATCTATGGAACAGCCCTGTCCATCTGGGTGTCCCTGATGG ccctggcagagTTTGATGAGCCCAAGAGATCGACCTTTATCATGTTTGGGGTCCTCACCATCGCCGTGAGGATCTACCACGACCGCTGGGGCTACGGCGTCTACTCGGGCCCCATCGGGACGGCCGTGCTGGTGATCACTGTCAAATGG ctgcagaagatgaaggagaagaaagggcTCTATCCTGACAAGAGTGTGTACACCCAGCAGATCGGTCCTGGCTTCTGTTTCGGGGCGCTGGCGCTGATGCTGAGGTTCTTCTTTGAG gagtGGGATTACACCTACGTGCACAGCTTCTACCACTGTGCCTTGGCCATGGCCttcgtgctgctgctgcccaaggaGAACAAGAAGGCCGGGAGCGCCGGGACCCCCGCCAAGCTGGACTGCTCCAcgctctgctgctgtgtctga